AAAAGCGATTCCTGTATCGGTATTTCTCCGACCGAGGTTTGGGGAGGAACGTACCGCGCAGATCGTGCATGATTGCGAGCAGCTCGCTTTTCAAACAGCGGAAACCCTCGAGGATCATTTTGGACGGATGGTTGAATTTGGACTAGATATTGGCATCGATGTAGAGGGGCGCGCGTGGCTGATCGAAGTGAATCCCAAACCAGCTCGGGAAATTTTCCGGGAGATGGGGGCAATGGAGCAGTACAAGGATGCCATTACTCGCCCGCTTGAATACGCCATCTACCTAGCCAAAACACAGGGACGCGAAGGTCGCGAGCCACTGTTGAAGAGAAAAGTCGCCAGGGGATAGTGTGAAAAAAGAACAGCGGCAGCCAGGGACAATGTCTGAAGCCAGTCCTCGCCTGCCGCTGTATTGCTAGGTGGAGATGGAAAGTGGTAATTGCAATTTGCTCGGGATGTCAGGGGCGAAATCGGGGGTATGAATAACAGAAAAAGAGTATCCTTCCCGGACGAATGTAAGCTCATGAGCATCCGAATGGAAGAGGACGTTACTTTTTTCAAAGCGCCTCCGCACCTTTTGCAGGAACGTTTGGTCAGGCGTTCCAAAAGTCACGTGCATTTTTGGTGGTAGCGCTTTCATCGCGATGGGAATCCAAGGCCTTTTTTTCCATGTGGCTACGATATGTGCCGTTCCCCCGATGACGAAGTTAAAAATTTCGCCATCCTCGTAAGTTTTCAGGCTTAGATTCGATTTTAGCCATTGCGTAAAAACAGGCACACTTTCTACGGGACAGCCCACTTCCCGTAAATACAAAATGTGCAGGGGAGTGGATGGCATAATGACCTTTTCTGACACATAGTCGTGGGCAATAATCTCAAGAAGATTCCCGTCTCCATCGCGGAAATACAGGTTCATCCGTCCTTTTTCCTGATCAATGTCATGCCCATCCTCCCATCGAACAATCAACAGACCAGATTCTCTGATCTTTTTCGCTGATTCATGAAAAAGGGTATAAGGCACTTGAAAAGTAATATGGGCGGGGGAGATTGGTTCATACACTTCATCAAAGGTTAAACGAAAATCGGGTGTGACTTGAAACGTAATCTGTTTGTCTGATTGAGACAAAATTGGAAAACCGAGACGGTCTGCGTAAACCTGGTGAACTCCTTGGATGGACACCGTTCGTAAGGTTAATTTAGAAAAGTGCGTAATCACCTGCCATCACCTTTTCCTATAAAAAGATAACATAATATAAATTATGTATACTCATTCGGTTCACACTGTTGCTAGACAATCTTCTCAAATATCTTGGGAGAGGCGAACCATATCTATCACCTGAATCCCGTTTTCGTAAATCTCTTCTTCATAATGCCGCAAGAAAAAGTCCCGATCGATCCAATTCATGCGAAATCCACACTTTTGATACAGGGCGAGCTGACTCACACTAGAATTCCCTGTTCCGACCTCGATTGTCTTATAACCGAGAGATTTGGCTACTGCTATGGAATGAAGAACGAGCTTTTTGCCAATGCCCTTGCCATGATAGGCTTCATCGACTGCAACAT
This genomic stretch from Brevibacillus brevis harbors:
- a CDS encoding VOC family protein; the encoded protein is MITHFSKLTLRTVSIQGVHQVYADRLGFPILSQSDKQITFQVTPDFRLTFDEVYEPISPAHITFQVPYTLFHESAKKIRESGLLIVRWEDGHDIDQEKGRMNLYFRDGDGNLLEIIAHDYVSEKVIMPSTPLHILYLREVGCPVESVPVFTQWLKSNLSLKTYEDGEIFNFVIGGTAHIVATWKKRPWIPIAMKALPPKMHVTFGTPDQTFLQKVRRRFEKSNVLFHSDAHELTFVREGYSFSVIHTPDFAPDIPSKLQLPLSIST
- a CDS encoding GNAT family N-acetyltransferase — translated: MEIRKLAAQEQPPMDLLLLADPSVRLVEDYLQRGHCYVAVLEESIVGVYVLIPTRPDTIELVNVAVDEAYHGKGIGKKLVLHSIAVAKSLGYKTIEVGTGNSSVSQLALYQKCGFRMNWIDRDFFLRHYEEEIYENGIQVIDMVRLSQDI